A stretch of Corynebacterium timonense DNA encodes these proteins:
- a CDS encoding bifunctional [glutamine synthetase] adenylyltransferase/[glutamine synthetase]-adenylyl-L-tyrosine phosphorylase, producing the protein MSARRTTRSLAALGLTGSRAAEDIATLGWDDDEHAVLVDALGDAAAPTMALNNAVRLAEALDEDYPELRDELLRDATLRARLIALFGASTALSDHLVAHPDQWRSLAGAVPADDELRAAMLAAVDAREVPDTPGVYRAAEEYSSPGTARTALRDTYRSLIMRIASADLAGTSPGADGGEHQLGYGRVTAALTACADAALTAALAVAVRRVYDDDQPDARVAVIALGKCGARELNYISDVDVIFVAEPADAKATRLASELMRIGTECFFEVDANLRPEGKSGALVRTLDSHLTYYKRWAETWEFQALLKARPMTGDMELGQQYVDALEPLVWQASQRESFVEDVQAMRRRVLENVPKEMRELELKLGRGGLRDVEFAVQLLQLVHGRADKDLRARNTVAALEALSAGGYVGREDARQLIDAYGFLRLLEHRLQLQRFKRTHTLPPREEKEAWRWLARASGFTANARATAAEQLENTLRKYRRSVSQLHEKLFYRPLLNAVVSMSVGEVALSADAVKDQLKALGYRHPARAYEHLAFLVKGSSRKAKLQAILLPSLMHWLGDTADPGAGLLNYRKLSEAAEDKSWFLRMLRDEGVVGQRLMHILGNSPYTSDLIISAPEVVQLLGDGASGPKLLDVSPDQAHNAIIAATRRYEDPDRAVSVARGLRRADLARIASADLLGFMGVREVCDELTWVWKGVLEAALRAEIRADLAASGEEEPRARISVIGMGRLGGAELGYGSDADVMIVAEPAEGVDESEAVAWAGKIIDSMRARLSKPSGDPPLEVDLGLRPEGRSGAVARTVASYERYYSEWGEVWEKQALQRATVLAGDSDVGTRFLHAIDPFRYPKGGASEKDIREIRRIKARVDDERLPRGADKHTHTKLGRGALADIEWTVQLITMMHAHTLPGLHNTSTLEVLDYLEDLGDADVLSATNARILREAWLRATKARNALVLVTGKRTDQLPAPGPQLAQVAGSAGYDPEEQQEFLEDYLRATRRAHEVVEEVFWGEVPSREYDGTF; encoded by the coding sequence ATGAGCGCGCGCAGAACCACCCGATCGCTCGCAGCTTTGGGGTTGACGGGCTCGAGGGCGGCCGAGGACATCGCGACACTCGGCTGGGACGACGACGAGCACGCCGTGCTTGTCGACGCCCTCGGCGACGCCGCGGCCCCCACCATGGCCCTCAACAACGCGGTGCGGTTAGCAGAGGCTCTCGACGAGGACTACCCCGAGCTCCGGGACGAACTCCTGCGCGACGCCACCCTGCGTGCCCGGCTCATCGCCCTGTTTGGGGCCTCGACCGCGCTGTCGGACCACCTAGTCGCCCACCCCGACCAGTGGCGCAGCCTGGCCGGCGCCGTCCCCGCCGACGATGAGCTGCGCGCCGCCATGCTCGCCGCGGTGGACGCGCGCGAGGTGCCGGATACGCCCGGGGTCTACCGCGCGGCGGAGGAATACTCCTCGCCCGGCACCGCCCGTACCGCGCTGCGCGACACCTACCGCAGCCTCATCATGCGCATCGCGTCCGCCGACCTCGCCGGAACCTCCCCTGGCGCGGACGGCGGCGAGCACCAGCTCGGCTACGGTCGAGTGACGGCGGCGCTGACCGCCTGCGCGGACGCGGCGCTCACGGCGGCGCTGGCCGTGGCGGTGCGCCGGGTGTACGACGACGACCAGCCGGACGCGCGCGTGGCGGTGATCGCGCTGGGCAAGTGCGGCGCGCGCGAGCTCAACTACATCTCCGACGTCGACGTCATCTTCGTCGCAGAGCCCGCCGACGCCAAGGCGACGCGGCTGGCGAGCGAGCTCATGCGCATCGGCACCGAATGCTTCTTCGAGGTTGACGCGAACCTGCGCCCCGAGGGCAAGTCCGGCGCGCTCGTGCGCACGCTGGACAGCCACCTGACCTACTACAAGCGGTGGGCGGAGACGTGGGAGTTCCAGGCGCTGCTCAAGGCCCGCCCGATGACGGGCGATATGGAGCTGGGCCAGCAGTACGTGGACGCGCTCGAGCCGCTGGTGTGGCAGGCCTCGCAGCGCGAGTCCTTTGTCGAGGACGTTCAGGCGATGCGCCGCCGCGTGCTCGAGAACGTGCCCAAGGAGATGCGCGAACTGGAGCTGAAGCTTGGCCGCGGGGGCCTGCGCGACGTCGAGTTCGCCGTCCAGCTGCTCCAGCTCGTGCACGGGCGCGCCGACAAGGACCTGCGGGCGCGCAACACGGTGGCGGCCCTGGAGGCGCTGTCTGCGGGCGGCTACGTCGGACGCGAGGACGCCCGCCAGCTCATCGACGCCTACGGCTTCCTGCGCCTGCTCGAGCACCGGCTGCAGCTGCAGCGGTTCAAGCGCACCCACACCCTGCCGCCGCGGGAGGAGAAGGAGGCGTGGCGCTGGCTGGCGCGCGCCTCAGGCTTCACCGCGAACGCCCGAGCGACCGCCGCCGAACAGCTGGAAAACACGCTGCGCAAGTACCGCCGCAGCGTGTCCCAGCTGCACGAAAAGCTGTTCTACCGCCCGCTGCTCAACGCCGTCGTCAGCATGAGCGTCGGCGAAGTTGCCCTCTCTGCGGACGCGGTGAAAGACCAGCTCAAGGCGCTCGGTTACCGCCACCCAGCGCGCGCCTACGAGCACCTGGCCTTCCTAGTCAAAGGCTCGTCGCGCAAGGCGAAGCTGCAGGCGATCCTGCTGCCCAGCCTCATGCACTGGCTCGGCGACACCGCCGACCCAGGCGCCGGCCTGCTCAACTACCGCAAGCTCTCCGAGGCAGCGGAGGATAAAAGCTGGTTTTTGCGCATGCTCCGGGACGAAGGCGTGGTGGGCCAGCGCCTCATGCACATCCTGGGCAACTCCCCGTACACCTCCGACCTCATCATCTCCGCCCCCGAGGTGGTGCAGCTGCTTGGCGACGGGGCGTCCGGGCCCAAGCTTCTCGACGTCTCCCCGGACCAAGCCCACAACGCCATCATCGCCGCCACCCGCCGCTACGAGGACCCGGACCGCGCAGTGTCCGTCGCGCGCGGACTGCGCCGCGCCGACCTCGCGCGCATCGCGTCGGCCGACCTGCTCGGCTTCATGGGCGTGCGCGAGGTGTGCGACGAGCTGACGTGGGTGTGGAAGGGCGTGCTCGAGGCGGCCCTGCGCGCCGAGATCCGCGCGGACCTCGCCGCCAGCGGCGAGGAGGAGCCGCGGGCGCGGATCAGCGTCATCGGCATGGGCCGGCTCGGCGGGGCGGAGCTGGGCTACGGCTCCGACGCCGACGTCATGATCGTCGCCGAGCCCGCCGAGGGGGTCGACGAATCCGAGGCCGTCGCCTGGGCGGGCAAGATCATCGATTCCATGCGCGCCCGCCTATCCAAGCCCTCCGGGGACCCGCCGCTGGAGGTTGACCTGGGTCTGCGCCCCGAGGGGCGCTCGGGGGCGGTGGCGCGCACCGTCGCCTCCTACGAGCGCTACTACTCCGAGTGGGGCGAGGTGTGGGAGAAGCAGGCGCTGCAGCGCGCCACCGTTCTCGCCGGCGACAGCGACGTGGGAACGCGCTTCCTCCACGCGATCGACCCCTTCCGCTACCCGAAGGGCGGGGCGAGCGAGAAGGACATCCGGGAGATCCGGCGGATCAAGGCCCGCGTGGACGACGAGCGCCTGCCGCGCGGCGCGGACAAACACACCCACACCAAACTCGGACGCGGCGCGCTCGCGGACATCGAATGGACCGTCCAGCTCATCACGATGATGCACGCCCACACCCTGCCCGGGCTGCATAACACGTCCACTCTTGAGGTGCTCGACTACCTCGAGGACCTGGGGGACGCGGACGTCCTGTCGGCCACGAACGCCCGCATCCTGCGCGAGGCGTGGTTGCGCGCCACCAAGGCGCGCAACGCCCTCGTGCTCGTCACCGGCAAGCGCACGGACCAGCTGCCCGCGCCCGGCCCGCAGCTGGCGCAGGTCGCCGGGTCGGCCGGCTACGACCCGGAGGAGCAACAGGAGTTCCTCGAGGATTACCTGCGCGCCACGCGCCGGGCGCACGAGGTGGTCGAGGAGGTCTTCTGGGGCGAGGTGCCCTCCCGCGAGTACGACGGCACCTTTTAG
- a CDS encoding MFS transporter — protein sequence MTSPDPRERLTAKALTVWAGAVLVYVVAVLGRTSFGVAGVEAIERFEVDASRIAVFTSVQVGVYALAQIPVGILIDRYGPRVLLVAGALVMAAGQVALGVTESYGVAIAARVLIGAGDSTAFLSALRVLPFWFPLRLTPLFTQLTASLGQLGQFLSAVPFLALLHAQGWTVAFVSLGAVGALAGILAGIAVADAPVSAAPRDAPRTSTARTPISDILRTVLRAPVCWEAFCIHGFCMIFMLNFTLLWGVPLATLGMGLSPGQAGAALTVYTASTMAAAPLLGPLSARAGARRDLVALAFAAVHCVVWVVFFLSPEPRSYAFLCGLMVLMGLATPTSNFGFDTVREEMPRTMVATGTGLGNMGGFVSAMVSSQVVGLLLDHSAPSGDYTWDDFRVAWFAVVAAWAVLVVGALSARRAAVRVRTRGVRIVDTRHAS from the coding sequence ATGACCTCCCCCGACCCCCGCGAGCGCCTCACCGCGAAGGCGCTCACCGTGTGGGCGGGAGCCGTCCTCGTCTACGTCGTTGCCGTCCTCGGTCGCACCTCCTTCGGCGTCGCGGGGGTCGAGGCGATCGAGCGTTTCGAGGTCGACGCCTCCCGCATCGCCGTGTTCACCTCCGTCCAAGTCGGCGTGTACGCCCTGGCGCAGATCCCCGTGGGCATCCTCATCGACCGCTACGGCCCGCGCGTTCTCCTCGTCGCCGGCGCGCTCGTCATGGCGGCCGGCCAGGTCGCGCTCGGTGTCACGGAGTCCTACGGCGTCGCCATCGCCGCACGCGTCCTCATCGGCGCCGGCGACTCCACCGCCTTCCTGTCCGCCCTGAGGGTCCTTCCCTTCTGGTTCCCCCTCCGGCTGACTCCCCTGTTTACACAGCTTACGGCGTCGCTAGGCCAGCTCGGCCAATTCCTGTCGGCGGTGCCCTTCCTCGCGCTGCTGCACGCGCAGGGCTGGACCGTGGCCTTTGTCTCCCTCGGGGCCGTCGGCGCCCTCGCGGGCATCCTCGCGGGCATCGCGGTTGCCGACGCACCCGTGAGCGCCGCGCCGCGTGACGCGCCTCGCACGAGCACGGCGCGCACCCCGATCAGCGACATCCTGCGTACCGTGCTGCGCGCCCCGGTGTGCTGGGAAGCCTTCTGCATCCACGGCTTTTGCATGATTTTCATGCTCAACTTCACGCTGCTGTGGGGAGTTCCGCTGGCCACCCTCGGCATGGGCCTGTCCCCCGGGCAGGCGGGCGCGGCGTTGACGGTCTACACCGCCTCCACCATGGCCGCGGCGCCTCTGCTCGGGCCGCTGTCCGCGCGGGCGGGCGCGCGCCGCGACCTCGTGGCGCTGGCCTTCGCCGCGGTCCACTGCGTGGTGTGGGTTGTGTTCTTCCTCTCGCCCGAACCGCGCAGCTACGCCTTCCTCTGCGGGCTCATGGTGCTCATGGGCCTGGCCACGCCGACGTCGAACTTCGGGTTCGACACCGTTCGCGAGGAAATGCCGCGCACCATGGTGGCCACGGGCACGGGCTTGGGCAACATGGGCGGCTTCGTCTCCGCGATGGTGTCGTCGCAGGTCGTCGGCCTGCTCCTCGACCACTCCGCCCCCTCGGGCGACTACACGTGGGACGATTTCCGCGTCGCGTGGTTCGCGGTCGTCGCGGCCTGGGCGGTGCTCGTCGTCGGGGCGCTTTCGGCCCGGCGCGCCGCGGTGCGGGTGCGCACGCGAGGGGTGCGCATCGTGGATACGCGGCACGCGAGCTGA
- the thrC gene encoding threonine synthase, with protein MDYISTRDTAARPATFTDILLGGLAPDGGLYLPAVYPRITPELLDAWRALLAEKGYAALAAEVIKLFVDDIPAAQIEEIAARAYRTPAFSTEEIVPVDALGDELYLAHLSEGPTAAFKDMAMQLLGELFEYELGRRGEEINILGATSGDTGSSAEYAMRGRDNIRVFMLTPAGRMTPFQQAQMFGLDEPNVFNIALDGVFDDCQDVVKEVSADAAFKAKHSIGAVNSINWARLLAQVVYYISTYLKVTAGNSERVSFCVPTGNFGDICAGHVAKQMGLPVDKLIVATNENDVLHEFFTTGTYRPRSAAETMATSSPSMDISRASNFERFVFDVCGRDARLTAELFAVKAKEGGFCLDDEAEPGTFGRIREEFGFLSGSSTHSDRVATIADVERAYGVVIDPHTADGVHVARSVAPQVDSPIVVLETALPVKFAETIREALGRDPEVPERFAGVLDAERHVTDLPNDVEAVKDFIATTIRSTTVKPGR; from the coding sequence GTGGATTACATTTCGACGCGCGATACGGCCGCTCGACCGGCCACGTTCACCGATATTTTGCTCGGAGGCCTCGCCCCTGACGGGGGGCTCTACCTGCCCGCGGTGTACCCGCGTATCACGCCCGAGCTTCTCGACGCCTGGCGGGCCCTCCTTGCCGAGAAGGGCTACGCCGCCCTCGCCGCCGAGGTGATCAAGCTCTTCGTCGACGACATCCCGGCGGCGCAGATCGAGGAGATCGCCGCCCGCGCCTACCGCACCCCCGCGTTTTCCACCGAGGAGATCGTGCCGGTCGACGCCCTTGGGGACGAGCTCTACCTCGCGCACCTGTCGGAAGGGCCGACGGCGGCGTTCAAGGACATGGCGATGCAGCTGCTCGGCGAGCTCTTCGAGTACGAGCTGGGTCGCCGCGGCGAGGAGATCAACATCCTCGGCGCCACCTCCGGCGACACGGGCTCGTCGGCGGAGTACGCGATGCGCGGGCGCGACAACATCCGCGTGTTCATGCTCACCCCGGCCGGGCGCATGACCCCCTTCCAGCAGGCCCAGATGTTCGGGCTCGACGAGCCGAACGTGTTCAACATCGCCCTCGACGGGGTGTTCGACGACTGCCAGGACGTGGTCAAGGAGGTCAGCGCGGACGCGGCCTTCAAGGCGAAGCACAGCATCGGCGCGGTCAACTCGATCAACTGGGCGCGGCTTCTTGCGCAGGTGGTCTACTACATCTCGACCTACCTGAAGGTCACCGCGGGCAACTCCGAGCGCGTGTCCTTCTGCGTGCCCACAGGAAACTTCGGCGACATCTGCGCGGGCCACGTGGCCAAGCAGATGGGCCTGCCGGTGGACAAGCTCATCGTGGCCACGAACGAAAACGACGTCCTGCACGAGTTCTTCACCACCGGCACCTACCGCCCGCGCAGCGCGGCGGAGACGATGGCCACGTCGTCGCCCTCGATGGATATCTCGCGGGCCTCGAACTTCGAGCGCTTCGTCTTCGACGTGTGTGGCCGCGACGCCCGCCTGACGGCCGAGTTGTTCGCCGTGAAGGCCAAGGAGGGAGGCTTCTGCCTCGACGACGAGGCCGAGCCCGGCACCTTCGGGCGCATCCGCGAGGAGTTCGGGTTCCTGTCCGGCTCGTCCACCCACTCTGACCGCGTGGCCACGATCGCAGACGTCGAGCGCGCCTACGGCGTGGTCATCGATCCCCACACCGCCGACGGCGTGCACGTGGCCCGCTCTGTGGCCCCGCAGGTGGACAGCCCCATCGTCGTGCTGGAGACGGCCCTGCCGGTGAAGTTCGCCGAGACGATCCGCGAGGCGCTGGGGCGCGACCCCGAGGTCCCCGAGCGTTTCGCCGGGGTGCTCGACGCCGAGCGCCACGTCACCGACCTGCCCAACGACGTTGAGGCAGTGAAGGACTTCATTGCCACGACCATCCGGTCCACCACGGTCAAGCCGGGGAGGTGA